From Bacteroidales bacterium, a single genomic window includes:
- a CDS encoding DUF1573 domain-containing protein codes for MKKFILLFSFLLLIVSFNFAQEDKKPAVDNKKAPEISFENTKYDYGQINKGSDGICVFKFTNTGKEPLILTNLRSSCGCTVPTWPKEPINKKKSGEITVKYDTKRIAPFTKTITVYSNAKNSPVRLTITGKVIGTLIDSSIDSKSNANIKKKSITNENKKPIK; via the coding sequence ATGAAAAAATTTATTTTATTATTTAGTTTTTTATTATTAATTGTTTCTTTCAATTTTGCCCAAGAAGATAAGAAACCTGCAGTAGATAATAAAAAAGCACCGGAAATTAGTTTTGAAAATACGAAATATGATTATGGGCAAATTAATAAAGGAAGTGATGGAATTTGTGTTTTCAAATTTACAAATACAGGAAAAGAACCTTTGATTTTAACTAATTTGAGATCTTCATGTGGTTGTACTGTACCAACATGGCCAAAAGAACCGATAAATAAGAAAAAAAGCGGAGAAATTACTGTAAAATACGATACAAAAAGAATTGCTCCTTTTACAAAAACAATTACTGTTTATTCAAATGCTAAAAATTCACCTGTTAGATTAACTATTACAGGGAAAGTAATTGGTACTTTAATTGATTCTTCAATTGATTCAAAGTCAAATGCCAATATAAAAAAGAAATCTATTACAAACGAAAATAAAAAACCAATAAAATAA
- a CDS encoding cation transporter has translation MENREKEIIKVSWIAVIGNLILAILKISIGIISGSLAVVGDGIDTATDILTSCITLFTAKILTKPPDIKYPYGYRKAETIATKLLSFIIFFAGAQLAISTIVQLVKGASKPIPEYSAIYITVFSIFLKFFLGYILLKTGKKLKSSMLIANGKNMQNDILISVTVLLGLFFTFVLHLQILDTITAFIVSFFIMRVGYKLFIETYTELMDGIDDASLYNEIFEAVKKVDGAKNPHRARLRKLGNLYNLVIDIEVDGNMPVKKAHEIASNVENSIKKSIENIYDIIVHIEPVGNIENNEKFGISGKDIE, from the coding sequence ATGGAAAACAGAGAAAAAGAAATAATTAAAGTTTCATGGATTGCTGTTATCGGTAATTTAATCCTGGCAATACTAAAAATTTCTATTGGTATAATATCAGGAAGCCTTGCGGTTGTTGGTGACGGTATTGATACTGCAACCGATATATTAACATCGTGCATAACATTATTTACGGCTAAAATATTAACCAAACCACCTGATATTAAATATCCTTACGGATATAGAAAAGCAGAAACAATAGCTACTAAACTATTATCGTTTATTATATTTTTTGCAGGAGCTCAACTTGCCATTTCAACAATTGTACAATTAGTTAAAGGTGCATCAAAACCAATACCGGAATATTCAGCAATTTATATTACTGTATTTTCAATTTTTTTAAAATTCTTTTTAGGCTATATACTATTAAAAACAGGTAAAAAATTAAAAAGTTCAATGCTTATTGCAAATGGTAAAAATATGCAGAATGATATTTTAATATCAGTAACTGTACTATTAGGCTTATTTTTTACTTTTGTTCTTCATTTGCAAATATTAGATACTATTACAGCATTTATAGTTAGTTTTTTTATTATGCGTGTTGGATATAAACTTTTCATTGAAACATATACCGAATTAATGGACGGAATTGATGATGCATCTTTATATAATGAGATTTTTGAGGCTGTAAAAAAAGTTGATGGGGCAAAAAATCCTCATAGAGCAAGATTAAGGAAACTTGGAAATTTATATAATTTAGTTATTGATATCGAAGTTGATGGTAATATGCCGGTAAAAAAAGCTCATGAAATAGCTTCAAATGTTGAAAATAGTATAAAAAAGTCAATAGAAAACATATATGATATTATTGTTCATATTGAACCTGTTGGAAATATTGAAAATAATGAAAAATTCGGTATTTCTGGAAAGGATATTGAATAA
- a CDS encoding DUF1987 domain-containing protein has translation MEPLIIEATKETPEIILDPEKELFRIKGVSHPENIKTFFAPVFHWLDNYFAENKEKQGTKMVFQFFYIYINSSSLKHLYDLFKKLTDFRDNGIFVEIVWNYADDDEDMLESGEELSELKNVNLPFRYLAYTEKHDLG, from the coding sequence ATGGAACCACTTATAATTGAAGCAACAAAAGAAACTCCGGAAATTATTCTTGACCCTGAAAAAGAATTATTCCGCATAAAAGGAGTTTCGCATCCTGAAAATATTAAAACATTTTTTGCTCCTGTATTTCACTGGCTTGATAATTATTTTGCAGAGAATAAAGAAAAACAGGGAACTAAGATGGTTTTTCAGTTTTTTTATATTTATATAAATTCTTCATCATTAAAACATCTTTATGATTTATTTAAGAAATTAACTGATTTCAGAGATAATGGTATTTTTGTTGAAATAGTATGGAACTATGCTGATGATGATGAAGATATGCTTGAATCAGGAGAAGAGCTTTCTGAACTAAAAAATGTGAATTTACCTTTCAGATATTTAGCATATACCGAAAAACATGATTTAGGATAA
- a CDS encoding valine--tRNA ligase, which yields MEIPTKYEPAKTEDKWYKYWMENAYFKSQPDEREAYTIVIPPPNVTGVLHMGHMLNNTIQDVLVRRARMQGKNACWVPGTDHASIATEAKVVEKLKEEGIEKKSITREEFLKHAWEWRKKHGGIILEQLKKLGASCDWDRTKFTMDDDMSESVIDVFIDLYKKGYIYRGVRMVNWDPQAKTAVSDEEVIHKEVNSKLYYVRYRIEGEENKCVTIATTRPETILGDTAVCFNPNDERYAQLKGKKVIIPLINRVVPLIQDEYVDMEFGTGCLKITPAHDINDYEIGTRHNLESIDIFNDDGTLNEAAEIFIGEDRFKARELITEKLKEKGHIVKIEYYLNKIGYSERTNAVIEPKLSIQWFLKMKELSKPALEHIMNDDIKLYPPKFKNTYKHWMENIKDWCISRQLLWGHRIPAYYLPNSSDFVIAKSIEEAVKLAIEKTGNKNITISDLKQDEDVFDTWFSSWLWPISVFDGIRKPDNNDIKYYYPTDDLVTAPEILFFWVARMIIAGYEYLNEKPFKNVYLTGIVRDTQGRKMSKQLGNSPDPIKLMEKFGADGVRVGMLLCSPAGNDLLFEENLTEQGRNFGNKIWNAFRLVKQWKVDESIKQPEASKVAIKWFDSKLNKTIELVDNNYSKYRLSEALMTVYRLFWEEFSSWYLEIIKPGFQQPIDKISYDKTLDLFEKLLKLLHPFMPFITEEIWSLIKEREKGDLIIISKMPETEEYDEQLIDNFELAMATISSIRTIRKEKNIAIKDTLVLNIKANGTKYDNSFDSVIIKLGNLSEINFISEKIENSVSFIVKSTEYYVPLGDLVNIEEEIKKLESELKYTKGFLNSVVKKLNNERFVQNAPEKVVKMEKKKQKDAELKIKALNERLLSLQ from the coding sequence ATGGAAATACCAACAAAATACGAACCAGCAAAAACTGAAGATAAGTGGTACAAATACTGGATGGAAAACGCTTATTTTAAATCACAACCCGATGAAAGAGAAGCATATACAATAGTAATTCCTCCGCCAAATGTTACCGGTGTTTTACATATGGGGCATATGTTGAATAATACAATTCAGGATGTTTTAGTAAGAAGAGCCAGGATGCAAGGAAAAAATGCGTGCTGGGTACCGGGAACCGACCATGCTTCAATTGCAACTGAAGCAAAAGTTGTAGAAAAATTGAAAGAAGAAGGAATAGAAAAAAAATCTATAACAAGAGAAGAATTTTTAAAACATGCATGGGAATGGAGAAAAAAACACGGAGGAATAATACTTGAACAACTAAAAAAACTTGGAGCATCTTGTGACTGGGACCGTACAAAATTCACTATGGATGATGATATGTCAGAAAGTGTTATTGATGTTTTTATTGATCTTTATAAAAAAGGATATATTTATCGCGGTGTTAGAATGGTAAACTGGGATCCGCAAGCCAAAACAGCAGTATCCGATGAAGAAGTGATACACAAAGAGGTAAATTCAAAATTATATTATGTTCGATATAGAATAGAAGGTGAAGAAAATAAATGTGTTACTATTGCAACTACAAGACCTGAAACAATACTAGGTGATACCGCAGTATGTTTTAATCCAAATGATGAACGATATGCTCAGCTTAAAGGTAAAAAAGTAATTATTCCGCTAATTAATAGAGTTGTACCTTTAATACAGGACGAATATGTTGATATGGAATTTGGAACAGGTTGTCTTAAAATAACACCTGCACATGATATAAATGACTATGAAATAGGAACAAGACACAATCTTGAAAGTATCGATATTTTTAATGATGATGGAACTTTAAATGAAGCTGCTGAAATATTTATCGGTGAAGACAGATTTAAAGCAAGAGAATTGATAACTGAAAAATTAAAAGAAAAAGGACATATTGTAAAAATTGAATATTATTTAAACAAAATTGGGTATTCTGAAAGAACAAATGCGGTAATAGAACCTAAATTATCAATACAATGGTTTCTCAAAATGAAAGAGCTTTCAAAACCGGCATTAGAACATATAATGAATGATGATATTAAACTTTACCCTCCTAAATTTAAAAATACATATAAACACTGGATGGAAAATATAAAAGACTGGTGTATATCACGTCAGTTATTGTGGGGGCATAGAATACCTGCTTATTATCTTCCAAATAGTAGTGATTTTGTAATTGCTAAAAGTATTGAAGAAGCAGTTAAACTCGCTATTGAAAAAACAGGAAATAAAAACATAACTATATCTGACTTAAAACAAGACGAAGATGTTTTTGACACATGGTTTTCTTCATGGTTATGGCCAATTTCTGTTTTTGACGGTATCAGAAAACCTGATAATAATGATATAAAATATTATTATCCAACCGATGATCTTGTTACAGCTCCTGAAATACTATTCTTTTGGGTTGCAAGAATGATAATTGCCGGCTATGAATATTTGAATGAAAAACCTTTTAAAAATGTATATTTAACAGGAATTGTACGTGATACGCAAGGACGGAAAATGTCGAAACAACTTGGCAATTCTCCTGACCCTATAAAATTAATGGAAAAATTTGGTGCTGATGGAGTAAGAGTTGGAATGTTATTATGTTCACCTGCCGGAAATGATCTGCTTTTTGAAGAAAATCTTACAGAACAGGGACGTAATTTTGGAAATAAAATCTGGAATGCTTTCAGGCTGGTAAAACAATGGAAAGTTGATGAATCAATAAAACAACCTGAAGCATCTAAAGTTGCAATTAAATGGTTCGATTCAAAATTGAACAAAACAATAGAATTGGTTGACAATAATTATTCAAAATACCGGTTATCAGAAGCCCTTATGACTGTTTACAGATTATTTTGGGAAGAATTTTCCTCATGGTATCTTGAAATTATTAAACCCGGATTTCAGCAACCAATTGATAAAATATCATATGATAAAACACTTGATCTTTTTGAAAAACTTCTGAAATTATTACATCCTTTTATGCCATTTATTACTGAAGAAATCTGGAGTTTAATAAAAGAAAGGGAAAAAGGTGATTTAATAATAATTTCAAAAATGCCAGAAACTGAAGAATATGACGAACAATTAATTGATAATTTTGAATTGGCAATGGCAACAATTAGTTCTATCAGGACAATAAGAAAAGAAAAAAATATAGCAATTAAGGATACTCTTGTTCTGAATATTAAGGCTAATGGAACAAAATACGACAATAGCTTTGATAGTGTAATTATCAAATTGGGAAACTTGTCTGAAATAAATTTTATTTCAGAAAAAATTGAAAATTCAGTATCTTTTATTGTTAAGTCAACTGAATATTATGTTCCTCTTGGTGATTTGGTAAACATTGAAGAAGAAATTAAAAAACTTGAAAGTGAATTAAAATATACCAAGGGTTTTTTAAATTCAGTAGTGAAAAAACTTAATAATGAAAGATTTGTTCAGAATGCTCCTGAAAAAGTCGTAAAAATGGAAAAAAAGAAACAAAAAGATGCCGAATTAAAAATCAAGGCATTAAATGAAAGATTATTAAGTTTGCAATAA